A stretch of Bradyrhizobium diazoefficiens DNA encodes these proteins:
- a CDS encoding MmcB family DNA repair protein, whose product MDSTARITLVPPPDRRQSETALAIARGTARLLRSLGFSCISELPLPSGRRADLVALNERGEIWIVEIKSSVEDLRADPKWHEYRAHCDRLFFAFTQDLPCEIFPQDTGLIIADAYGAHMQCEAPEHKIAAATRKQMTVRFGMAAALRINRLVDPQGHAEFWE is encoded by the coding sequence ATGGACAGCACCGCCCGCATCACCCTCGTGCCGCCACCCGACCGTCGACAATCCGAGACGGCGCTCGCGATTGCGCGCGGCACGGCGCGGCTGCTGCGTTCGCTCGGGTTTTCCTGCATCAGTGAATTGCCGCTGCCGTCGGGACGTCGCGCCGATCTGGTGGCGCTGAACGAACGTGGCGAGATCTGGATCGTCGAGATCAAATCGTCGGTGGAGGATCTGCGCGCCGACCCGAAATGGCACGAATACCGCGCCCATTGCGACCGGCTGTTCTTCGCCTTCACGCAGGATCTGCCTTGCGAGATCTTTCCGCAAGACACTGGCTTGATCATCGCGGACGCCTATGGCGCGCACATGCAGTGCGAAGCACCCGAGCACAAGATCGCGGCGGCCACGCGCAAGCAGATGACGGTGCGGTTTGGAATGGCGGCGGCGCTGCGGATCAACCGCCTGGTCGATCCGCAAGGGCACGCGGAGTTTTGGGAGTAG
- a CDS encoding alpha-amylase family protein — MIEDLWYKNAIIYCLSVGTYMDANGDGVGDFKGLLRRLDYLHGLGITTIWLMPFQTSPGRDDGYDIADYYSVDSRYGTLGDFVEFTHGCEQRGIRIIIDLVVNHTSDQHHWFKEARRDKSSPYRDWYVWSDKKPANANKGMVFPGVQKSTWTRDKEAGAWYFHRFYDFQPDLNTSNPDVQAEILKIMGFWIQLGVSGFRMDAVPFVIATKGAKVKTPVEQYSMLRDFREFLQWREGDAIILAEANVLPNSDMEYFGRDADRMHMMFNFHVNQHLFYALASSDSRPLAKALKDTKPRPASAQWGLFLRNHDELDLGRLTKAQREAVFRAFGPDKNMQLYDRGIRRRLAPMLGGDRRRLELAYSLMCTLPGTPVIRYGDEIAMGDDLSLPERNCARTPMQWSTEPKGGFTKSDRPAIPVIDKGPYGYEHVNVAKQRRDPNSMLNWTERIVRMRKEVPEIGWGDFAIISTRDPAVLIMRYDWRNNSVLFVHNLDEKPRETAFSTGLPGDAGKHLINLLAEDHSHADKRGQHRVVLEPYGYRWYRVGGLDYLLKRSDIDGDTAGNKHPG; from the coding sequence ATGATCGAAGATCTCTGGTACAAGAACGCCATCATCTATTGCCTCTCCGTCGGCACCTATATGGATGCCAACGGCGACGGCGTCGGCGACTTCAAGGGCCTATTGCGCCGGCTCGATTATCTGCATGGTCTCGGCATCACCACGATCTGGCTGATGCCGTTCCAGACCTCGCCAGGGCGTGACGACGGCTACGACATCGCCGATTACTACAGCGTCGATTCCCGCTACGGCACGCTCGGCGACTTCGTCGAATTCACCCATGGCTGCGAGCAGCGCGGCATCCGAATCATTATCGACCTCGTCGTCAACCACACCTCCGATCAGCACCACTGGTTCAAAGAGGCGCGGCGCGACAAGAGTTCGCCCTATCGCGACTGGTATGTGTGGTCAGACAAGAAGCCGGCCAACGCCAACAAGGGCATGGTGTTTCCCGGCGTGCAGAAATCGACCTGGACCCGCGACAAGGAAGCGGGTGCCTGGTACTTCCATCGCTTCTACGATTTCCAGCCCGACCTCAACACCTCGAACCCGGATGTGCAGGCGGAGATTTTAAAGATCATGGGCTTCTGGATCCAGCTCGGCGTCTCCGGCTTTCGCATGGACGCCGTGCCCTTCGTGATCGCCACCAAGGGGGCGAAGGTGAAGACGCCGGTCGAGCAATACAGCATGCTGCGCGACTTCCGTGAATTCCTGCAATGGCGGGAGGGCGACGCCATCATCCTGGCCGAGGCCAATGTGCTGCCGAACAGCGACATGGAGTATTTCGGCCGCGATGCCGACCGCATGCACATGATGTTCAACTTCCACGTCAACCAGCATTTGTTCTATGCGCTGGCCTCCAGCGATTCGCGCCCGCTGGCGAAGGCATTGAAGGACACCAAGCCACGTCCGGCCTCCGCGCAATGGGGCCTGTTCCTGCGCAATCACGACGAGCTCGATCTCGGGCGGCTGACCAAGGCGCAGCGCGAGGCCGTGTTCAGAGCGTTCGGTCCCGACAAGAACATGCAGCTCTACGACCGCGGCATCCGCCGCCGGCTTGCACCGATGCTCGGCGGCGATCGGAGGCGGCTCGAGCTCGCCTACAGCCTGATGTGCACGCTGCCGGGAACGCCCGTGATCCGCTATGGCGACGAGATCGCGATGGGCGACGATCTCTCGCTGCCGGAACGCAACTGTGCGCGCACGCCGATGCAATGGTCGACCGAACCGAAGGGCGGCTTCACCAAGAGCGACAGGCCCGCCATCCCCGTGATCGACAAAGGCCCTTACGGCTACGAGCATGTCAATGTCGCCAAGCAGCGGCGCGATCCCAACTCCATGCTGAACTGGACCGAGCGCATCGTCCGCATGCGCAAGGAGGTGCCGGAGATCGGCTGGGGCGATTTTGCCATCATTTCGACGCGCGATCCCGCCGTCTTGATCATGCGCTACGACTGGCGCAACAACTCCGTGCTGTTCGTGCACAATCTCGATGAGAAGCCGCGCGAGACGGCGTTCTCGACGGGGCTGCCGGGCGATGCCGGCAAGCACCTGATCAATCTGCTCGCGGAAGACCACAGCCACGCCGACAAGCGCGGCCAGCACCGCGTCGTGCTGGAGCCTTACGGCTATCGCTGGTACCGGGTCGGCGGCCTGGATTACCTTTTGAAGCGGAGCGATATCGACGGCGATACCGCGGGCAACAAGCATCCGGGGTAG
- a CDS encoding alpha-amylase family glycosyl hydrolase has translation MAQGDENWWRDGIFYQIYPRSFQDSDGDGVGDLAGILRRLPYVKSLGVDAIWLSPIFPSPMADFGYDICDYTGIDPLFGTMADFDALLAAAHEDGLKLILDLVPNHTSDQHPWFVESRSARDNPRRDWYIWRDPAPDGGVPNNWLSEFGGSAWRFDAATGQYYYHAFLAQQPDLNWRNPEVRAAIYDVMRFWLEKGVDGFRVDVIWHLIKDAEFRDNPPNPHYVEGRPPNEKIMTQYSTDQAEVHDVIAEMRRVTDGFGARVLIGEVYLPLHRLMAYYGNDLTGAQMPFNFALLSTFWSARSIETIIDDYEKALPKGAWPNWVLGNHDRPRVASRVGPEQARIAAMLLLTLRGTPTLYYGDEIGMHQLAIAPEDVRDPFEKNVPGIGVGRDGCRTPMQWDSSNFAGFSEVRPWLPLPDDHNRENVVNLDADTRSILSLYRRLIALRKTCRPLVTGDYHPIAAQGDLLIYRREAEGRSVIVVLNLGPEPIAVTTSAIRFGSEILLSTFLDREGEQLEGVLDLRGNEGVVVVPPS, from the coding sequence ATGGCTCAGGGCGACGAGAACTGGTGGCGCGACGGCATCTTCTATCAGATCTATCCGCGCTCCTTTCAGGACAGTGACGGCGACGGCGTCGGCGACCTCGCCGGCATTTTGCGGCGGCTGCCTTATGTCAAATCGCTCGGCGTCGACGCGATCTGGCTGTCGCCGATCTTCCCCTCGCCGATGGCCGATTTCGGCTACGACATCTGCGACTATACCGGCATCGATCCGCTGTTCGGCACGATGGCGGATTTCGATGCGCTGCTCGCGGCCGCGCATGAGGACGGCCTCAAGCTGATCCTCGACCTCGTTCCGAACCACACCTCCGACCAACATCCCTGGTTCGTCGAGAGCCGATCCGCGCGCGACAATCCCAGGCGCGACTGGTACATCTGGCGTGATCCGGCGCCCGATGGCGGCGTGCCGAACAACTGGCTGTCCGAGTTCGGCGGCAGCGCGTGGCGGTTCGACGCGGCGACAGGTCAATATTACTACCACGCTTTCCTCGCCCAACAGCCCGACCTCAATTGGCGCAACCCGGAGGTCCGCGCCGCGATCTACGACGTGATGCGATTCTGGCTGGAGAAAGGCGTCGACGGTTTTCGCGTCGACGTGATCTGGCACCTGATCAAGGATGCCGAGTTTCGCGATAACCCGCCCAACCCGCATTACGTGGAGGGACGGCCGCCGAACGAGAAGATCATGACGCAGTACTCCACCGATCAGGCGGAGGTGCACGACGTCATCGCCGAGATGCGGCGCGTCACCGATGGCTTTGGTGCACGCGTGCTGATCGGCGAGGTCTATCTGCCGCTGCACCGGCTCATGGCCTATTACGGCAATGATCTCACCGGTGCGCAGATGCCGTTCAACTTCGCGCTGCTCTCGACCTTCTGGAGCGCGCGCTCGATCGAGACAATCATCGACGACTATGAGAAGGCGCTGCCGAAAGGCGCCTGGCCGAACTGGGTGCTCGGCAATCACGATCGTCCGCGCGTCGCCAGCCGCGTCGGACCCGAACAGGCCCGAATCGCCGCCATGCTGCTGCTGACGCTGCGCGGTACGCCGACGCTGTACTATGGTGACGAGATCGGCATGCATCAGCTCGCGATCGCGCCCGAGGATGTCCGCGATCCCTTCGAGAAGAACGTCCCCGGCATCGGGGTGGGGCGCGATGGTTGCCGCACGCCGATGCAATGGGACTCGTCGAATTTCGCCGGCTTCTCGGAGGTCAGGCCGTGGCTGCCGCTGCCGGACGATCACAACCGCGAGAACGTCGTCAATCTCGACGCCGATACCCGCTCGATCCTCAGTCTCTACAGGCGGCTGATTGCCTTGCGAAAAACCTGCCGGCCGCTGGTGACGGGCGACTATCACCCGATCGCCGCGCAAGGCGATCTCCTGATCTATCGCCGCGAGGCCGAGGGCAGGAGTGTGATCGTGGTGCTCAATCTCGGCCCCGAGCCAATTGCGGTGACCACCAGCGCGATCAGGTTCGGCAGCGAGATTTTGCTGTCGACATTTTTGGATCGCGAGGGTGAGCAGCTCGAGGGCGTGCTGGATTTGCGGGGGAATGAGGGCGTGGTGGTGGTGCCGCCATCTTAG
- a CDS encoding MBL fold metallo-hydrolase yields the protein MTEQNDTQESQQAKAGAIIVPVTLFEQNCTIIWDEPSKRAVVIDPGGDVPKILEAIKQAGVTVEKIWLTHGHIDHVGGAAELRDALKVPIEGPHVADKYLLDNVVESGARFGMTGVRNFEPDRWLDEGDTVSIGGLQFDILHCPGHSPGSVVFFNKDLRFAHVGDVLFAGSVGRTDLPGGSHATLISSIKTKLLPLGDDVGFICGHGAGSSIGQERMTNPFVTGEM from the coding sequence ATGACCGAGCAAAATGACACCCAAGAGTCCCAGCAGGCCAAAGCCGGCGCGATCATCGTTCCCGTGACGCTGTTCGAACAGAACTGCACCATCATCTGGGACGAGCCCAGCAAGCGGGCGGTCGTGATCGACCCCGGCGGGGACGTGCCGAAGATTTTGGAAGCAATCAAGCAGGCCGGCGTCACCGTCGAGAAGATCTGGCTGACCCACGGTCATATCGACCATGTCGGCGGCGCGGCCGAATTGCGCGACGCACTAAAGGTGCCGATCGAGGGCCCGCATGTCGCCGACAAATATCTGCTCGACAACGTGGTCGAGAGCGGTGCGCGCTTCGGCATGACCGGCGTGCGCAATTTCGAGCCCGACCGCTGGCTCGACGAGGGCGACACGGTGTCGATCGGCGGCTTGCAGTTCGACATTCTGCACTGCCCCGGTCACTCGCCCGGCAGCGTGGTGTTCTTCAACAAGGATTTGCGCTTCGCCCATGTCGGCGACGTCTTGTTCGCGGGTTCGGTGGGCCGCACTGATTTGCCCGGCGGCAGTCATGCGACGCTGATCTCCTCGATCAAGACCAAGCTCTTGCCGCTCGGCGACGATGTCGGCTTCATCTGCGGCCACGGCGCCGGCTCCAGCATCGGCCAGGAGCGGATGACCAATCCGTTCGTCACCGGCGAGATGTAG
- a CDS encoding helix-turn-helix domain-containing protein, producing the protein MAKATHARTCPVAAFQKMISGKYKLRIVWDLKDGPRRYGEIRSGLLRGVEGSTEITPRVLSRELKALTASGLIDRKDFGEVPPKVEYRLTRKGKSFVPVVAAIREWGDRNLAEPAALADAAE; encoded by the coding sequence ATGGCAAAGGCAACTCACGCACGTACCTGTCCGGTCGCGGCCTTTCAAAAAATGATCAGCGGCAAGTACAAGCTGCGTATCGTCTGGGATCTCAAGGACGGGCCGCGCCGCTATGGCGAGATCCGCAGCGGTCTGTTGCGCGGCGTGGAAGGCAGCACGGAGATCACGCCGCGCGTGCTCAGCCGTGAGTTGAAGGCGCTGACAGCGAGCGGCCTGATCGACCGCAAGGATTTTGGCGAGGTGCCGCCGAAGGTCGAGTACCGCCTGACGCGGAAGGGTAAGAGCTTCGTGCCAGTCGTCGCGGCCATCCGCGAATGGGGCGACCGCAATCTCGCCGAGCCGGCGGCGTTGGCGGACGCCGCCGAATAA
- a CDS encoding PHB depolymerase family esterase gives MSLARNVDLLRRLPRLDGLRLPDFGASADVSSPLEEVTGFGDNPGALRMYAFVPAQLQKPRALVVVLHGCGQTAAAYDLGAGWSTLARHYGFVLVMPEQQRINNGNTCFNWFNPEDTARDSGEARSIREMIAHMVDTHRIDPRRVFITGLSAGGGMTSVMLATYPEVFAAGAVIAGLPYGIASNLREALDGMFHSPARPERELGDFVRRASNHRGPWPKISVWHGSVDRTVNPGNANEIVKQWLDLHELPAAPMAETNVDGYPRQAWWNKDGETLVESYAITGMAHGTPLGLADNDQRYGVEGAFLIEAGISSSYHIAKFFGLTGWIPDASKKKAEAKPAAPAKPAPARSPAPHLARSIRAAIAEEPAERKREQARGFDLGQIITRALTAAGLMK, from the coding sequence GTGTCATTAGCCCGTAATGTCGACCTCTTGAGACGCCTACCAAGGCTGGACGGTCTGCGCTTGCCTGACTTTGGTGCGAGCGCTGATGTCTCCAGTCCGCTGGAGGAGGTCACCGGCTTCGGCGACAATCCCGGCGCGTTGCGCATGTACGCGTTCGTGCCGGCGCAATTGCAGAAGCCGCGCGCGCTCGTCGTCGTGCTGCATGGCTGCGGCCAGACAGCTGCGGCCTACGATCTCGGTGCGGGCTGGTCGACGCTGGCGCGTCACTACGGCTTTGTGCTGGTGATGCCCGAGCAGCAGCGCATCAACAACGGCAACACCTGCTTCAACTGGTTCAATCCGGAGGACACCGCGCGCGATTCCGGCGAGGCACGTTCGATTCGCGAGATGATCGCGCATATGGTCGACACGCACCGCATCGATCCCAGGCGCGTCTTCATCACCGGCCTCTCCGCCGGCGGCGGCATGACCTCGGTGATGCTTGCGACCTATCCGGAAGTCTTCGCGGCCGGCGCGGTCATCGCCGGCTTGCCTTACGGCATTGCGTCGAATTTGCGTGAGGCGTTGGACGGCATGTTTCATTCGCCCGCGCGCCCCGAGCGCGAGCTCGGCGATTTCGTGCGGCGCGCCTCGAATCATCGCGGGCCCTGGCCGAAGATCTCAGTGTGGCACGGCAGCGTCGACCGCACCGTCAATCCCGGCAATGCCAACGAGATCGTCAAGCAGTGGCTCGACCTGCACGAGCTGCCGGCGGCGCCGATGGCCGAGACCAATGTCGACGGCTATCCGCGCCAGGCCTGGTGGAACAAGGACGGCGAGACGCTGGTCGAGTCCTACGCCATCACCGGCATGGCGCACGGCACGCCGCTCGGTCTTGCCGACAACGACCAGCGCTACGGCGTCGAAGGCGCGTTCCTGATCGAGGCCGGCATCTCCTCGTCCTACCACATCGCAAAGTTCTTCGGCCTCACCGGATGGATTCCGGACGCTTCGAAGAAGAAGGCGGAAGCAAAGCCCGCAGCCCCGGCAAAGCCCGCGCCAGCGCGCTCACCCGCACCGCATCTCGCCCGCTCGATCCGCGCAGCGATTGCCGAAGAGCCGGCCGAGCGGAAGCGCGAGCAGGCCCGCGGCTTCGATCTCGGCCAGATCATCACGCGTGCGCTCACCGCCGCGGGATTGATGAAGTAG
- a CDS encoding MFS transporter, producing MHQTVTKPIDSTRRWRVLAIVVAAQFMFGVDAFIVNVAIPTIAIDLHASPAQVESVIAIYLIAYATLVVTGGRLGDIYGTKNVFLAGVLGFTVTSLWCGLAQSGFELIIARLAQGATAALMVPQVLATLHLLFTDKTRSRAFAIYGVVLGLAGAAGFLLGGLLVTLDLAGTGWRSVFFVNVPCGLLIAAGAWRIMPSVPRRAGTKLDIKGSVVLFAGLLCLIGPLLFGHDVGWAPWLWAVMIGGGVILAGFPKLEHAIARGGGMPLIDLTLLVDAAFLRGLGAAFFFFVANLSFYLVMTLFMQRGLKIPPLAASLVFVPLALAFVVASRHSGARARHRGTKVLIEGCALQIAGLAALALVAGCSDAPTPIALALILLVFGYGQGMVMAPLSGAVLSTVRPAAAGSASGMYGTTAQIGNAAGVAAIGAVFFAVEALQSARAGFFISLALFVTLIMISAAFLTWMRRAAARS from the coding sequence ATGCATCAAACCGTCACAAAGCCAATCGATTCGACCCGCCGCTGGCGGGTGCTCGCGATCGTCGTCGCCGCGCAGTTCATGTTCGGCGTCGACGCCTTCATCGTGAACGTCGCCATCCCGACTATCGCGATCGACCTGCATGCGTCGCCGGCGCAGGTCGAATCCGTGATCGCGATCTATCTGATCGCCTATGCAACCCTGGTCGTCACCGGCGGCCGCCTCGGCGATATCTATGGCACTAAGAACGTCTTTCTGGCCGGTGTGCTCGGCTTCACGGTGACATCGCTGTGGTGCGGCCTGGCACAATCCGGCTTCGAGTTGATCATCGCCCGGCTGGCGCAGGGCGCCACCGCGGCGCTGATGGTGCCGCAGGTGCTGGCGACGCTGCATCTGCTCTTCACCGACAAAACGCGCAGCCGCGCCTTCGCCATCTATGGCGTCGTGCTCGGGCTTGCGGGTGCCGCTGGCTTCCTGCTCGGCGGGCTGTTGGTGACGCTCGATCTCGCCGGCACCGGTTGGCGTTCGGTGTTTTTCGTCAACGTGCCCTGCGGCCTCCTCATCGCCGCTGGCGCCTGGCGCATCATGCCGTCAGTGCCGCGCCGAGCCGGAACAAAACTCGACATCAAGGGCAGCGTCGTGCTGTTCGCGGGATTGCTGTGCCTGATCGGGCCGTTGCTGTTCGGCCATGACGTCGGTTGGGCGCCGTGGCTGTGGGCCGTGATGATAGGCGGCGGCGTGATTCTCGCGGGATTCCCAAAGCTCGAGCATGCCATTGCGCGTGGCGGCGGCATGCCGCTGATCGATCTCACACTGCTGGTGGATGCCGCCTTCCTGCGCGGGCTCGGCGCCGCCTTCTTTTTCTTCGTTGCCAATCTCTCGTTCTATCTGGTGATGACGCTGTTCATGCAGCGTGGCCTGAAGATTCCGCCGCTCGCCGCCAGCCTGGTCTTCGTTCCGCTCGCGCTTGCCTTCGTCGTGGCGTCACGCCACAGCGGCGCGCGGGCACGACATCGTGGCACCAAAGTGTTGATCGAAGGCTGCGCGCTCCAGATCGCAGGTCTCGCCGCGCTCGCGCTTGTTGCAGGATGCAGCGACGCGCCGACACCGATCGCGCTTGCGCTGATCCTGCTCGTCTTCGGCTACGGCCAGGGGATGGTGATGGCACCGCTGTCCGGCGCGGTGCTCTCGACCGTCAGGCCTGCCGCCGCAGGCTCGGCCTCCGGCATGTACGGCACCACCGCGCAGATCGGAAATGCGGCCGGAGTGGCCGCAATCGGCGCGGTGTTCTTCGCGGTTGAAGCACTGCAATCAGCGCGCGCAGGTTTCTTCATCTCGCTCGCGCTGTTTGTGACATTAATCATGATCAGCGCCGCATTCCTGACGTGGATGCGCCGCGCCGCTGCACGAAGTTGA